Proteins from a genomic interval of Dendropsophus ebraccatus isolate aDenEbr1 chromosome 6, aDenEbr1.pat, whole genome shotgun sequence:
- the LOC138796025 gene encoding cytochrome P450 2C5-like isoform X1 codes for MLIMFSMDPVSILLSVVVFLFVVNFFNSKKNKYQNFPPGPKPLPIIGTINLFNTSKPHKSLVQLSKKFGTVFSVQVGQEKMVILCGYETVKDALVNYGEEFSGRPDQPITKIMSANNGVLFSYGDNWKVMRKFTLSTLRDFGMGKKTIENKIAEECENLIKAMKSYGGKPFDNQAIINTAVANIIVSILLDHRFEYDDPKVLKLMTLINENIRIIESPMVRLYNSYPALIGWLPGSHRKLAENNREMQDFVMATFVHQGDFDVNNQRSFIDAFLAKQQEGKSESELYFHNKNLSVLMTDLFTAGMETTSTTLRWGLLLMMKYPEVQRKVQNEIENIIGSAQPQAEHRKQMPYTDAVIQEIQRFGDILPGNLPHAAIRDTTFRGYLIPKGTLVIPMLYSVLKDETCFEKPEEFYPEHFLDSKGNFKTNKAFIPFSLGKRSCAGENLAKIELFLFFTTLLQNFTFQVPPGAELDLNPARGFTNAPLPHEICAIPRR; via the exons ATG CTCATCATGTTCTCCATGGATCCGGTCTCCATTCTTCTGTCTGTCGTGGTCTTCTTATTTGTAGTCAATTTTTTCAACAGCAAGAAAAATAAGTACCAAAATTTTCCTCCAGGACCTAAACCCTTACCCATCATTGGGACAATAAACCTGTTCAATACATCAAAACCCCACAAATCCCTTGTTCAG ttATCAAAAAAGTTTGGCACAGTATTCAGTGTCCAGGTTGGACAGGAGAAGATGGTTATCCTGTGTGGTTATGAAACGGTGAAAGATGCTCTTGTGAACTATGGGGAGGAATTTTCTGGAAGACCAGATCAACCGATAACCAAAATAATGTCTGCTAACAATG GTGTTCTCTTTTCTTATGGCGATAACTGGAAAGTGATGAGAAAATTCACTCTATCCACATTAAGAGATTTTGGGATGGGAAAGAAGACCATAGAAAATAAAATCGCTGAGGAATGTGAAAATTTGATAAAGGCAATGAAATCTTATGGGG GGAAACCCTTTGATAACCAGGCCATTATAAACACTGCTGTAGCCAACATAATCGTGTCCATATTGCTGGATCATAGATTTGAATACGATGACCCCAAAGTACTGAAGCTTATGACGTTGATTAATGAAAATATCCGGATCATAGAAAGTCCTATGGTTAGG CTGTATAACAGTTATCCCGCTCTCATCGGCTGGTTACCTGGGAGCCACAGAAAACTGGCTGAAAACAACAGAGAAATGCAGGACTTtgtgatggccacatttgtgcaTCAAGGGGATTTTGACGTGAACAATCAGAGGAGTTTCATTGATGCTTTCCTGGCTAAACAACAAGAG GGGAAATCTGAATCTGAGTTATATTTTCATAACAAAAACCTGAGCGTATTGATGACCGACCTATTCACTGCTGGGATGGAGACCACCTCAACCACTCTGCGGTGGGGATTACTATTAATGATGAAATATCCTGAAGTACaaa GAAAAGTTCAAAATGAGATTGAAAATATTATTGGATCTGCTCAACCACAAGCAGAACATAGGAAACAAATGCCATATACTGATGCCGTTATTCAAGAGATCCAAAGATTTGGTGATATCTTACCTGGAAACCTCCCACATGCAGCAATTAGAGACACAACCTTCAGGGGCTATTTAATTCCAAAG GGCACACTTGTTATCCCAATGCTGTACTCTGTGCTTAAGGATGAAACCTGCTTTGAAAAGCCAGAAGAGTTTTATCCAGAACATTTTCTTGATTCGAAAGGGAATTTTAAAACTAACAAGGCCTTCATACCGTTCTCACTAG GTAAGAGAAGTTGTGCCGGAGAAAACTTGGCAAAAATTGAACTCTTCCTGTTCTTCACCACCCTGCTACAGAACTTCACATTTCAGGTCCCACCAGGCGCTGAGCTGGACCTTAACCCTGCCCGTGGGTTCACTAATGCCCCATTACCCCATGAAATCTGTGCAATCCCTCGGAGATGA
- the LOC138796025 gene encoding cytochrome P450 2C5-like isoform X2 — MFSMDPVSILLSVVVFLFVVNFFNSKKNKYQNFPPGPKPLPIIGTINLFNTSKPHKSLVQLSKKFGTVFSVQVGQEKMVILCGYETVKDALVNYGEEFSGRPDQPITKIMSANNGVLFSYGDNWKVMRKFTLSTLRDFGMGKKTIENKIAEECENLIKAMKSYGGKPFDNQAIINTAVANIIVSILLDHRFEYDDPKVLKLMTLINENIRIIESPMVRLYNSYPALIGWLPGSHRKLAENNREMQDFVMATFVHQGDFDVNNQRSFIDAFLAKQQEGKSESELYFHNKNLSVLMTDLFTAGMETTSTTLRWGLLLMMKYPEVQRKVQNEIENIIGSAQPQAEHRKQMPYTDAVIQEIQRFGDILPGNLPHAAIRDTTFRGYLIPKGTLVIPMLYSVLKDETCFEKPEEFYPEHFLDSKGNFKTNKAFIPFSLGKRSCAGENLAKIELFLFFTTLLQNFTFQVPPGAELDLNPARGFTNAPLPHEICAIPRR, encoded by the exons ATGTTCTCCATGGATCCGGTCTCCATTCTTCTGTCTGTCGTGGTCTTCTTATTTGTAGTCAATTTTTTCAACAGCAAGAAAAATAAGTACCAAAATTTTCCTCCAGGACCTAAACCCTTACCCATCATTGGGACAATAAACCTGTTCAATACATCAAAACCCCACAAATCCCTTGTTCAG ttATCAAAAAAGTTTGGCACAGTATTCAGTGTCCAGGTTGGACAGGAGAAGATGGTTATCCTGTGTGGTTATGAAACGGTGAAAGATGCTCTTGTGAACTATGGGGAGGAATTTTCTGGAAGACCAGATCAACCGATAACCAAAATAATGTCTGCTAACAATG GTGTTCTCTTTTCTTATGGCGATAACTGGAAAGTGATGAGAAAATTCACTCTATCCACATTAAGAGATTTTGGGATGGGAAAGAAGACCATAGAAAATAAAATCGCTGAGGAATGTGAAAATTTGATAAAGGCAATGAAATCTTATGGGG GGAAACCCTTTGATAACCAGGCCATTATAAACACTGCTGTAGCCAACATAATCGTGTCCATATTGCTGGATCATAGATTTGAATACGATGACCCCAAAGTACTGAAGCTTATGACGTTGATTAATGAAAATATCCGGATCATAGAAAGTCCTATGGTTAGG CTGTATAACAGTTATCCCGCTCTCATCGGCTGGTTACCTGGGAGCCACAGAAAACTGGCTGAAAACAACAGAGAAATGCAGGACTTtgtgatggccacatttgtgcaTCAAGGGGATTTTGACGTGAACAATCAGAGGAGTTTCATTGATGCTTTCCTGGCTAAACAACAAGAG GGGAAATCTGAATCTGAGTTATATTTTCATAACAAAAACCTGAGCGTATTGATGACCGACCTATTCACTGCTGGGATGGAGACCACCTCAACCACTCTGCGGTGGGGATTACTATTAATGATGAAATATCCTGAAGTACaaa GAAAAGTTCAAAATGAGATTGAAAATATTATTGGATCTGCTCAACCACAAGCAGAACATAGGAAACAAATGCCATATACTGATGCCGTTATTCAAGAGATCCAAAGATTTGGTGATATCTTACCTGGAAACCTCCCACATGCAGCAATTAGAGACACAACCTTCAGGGGCTATTTAATTCCAAAG GGCACACTTGTTATCCCAATGCTGTACTCTGTGCTTAAGGATGAAACCTGCTTTGAAAAGCCAGAAGAGTTTTATCCAGAACATTTTCTTGATTCGAAAGGGAATTTTAAAACTAACAAGGCCTTCATACCGTTCTCACTAG GTAAGAGAAGTTGTGCCGGAGAAAACTTGGCAAAAATTGAACTCTTCCTGTTCTTCACCACCCTGCTACAGAACTTCACATTTCAGGTCCCACCAGGCGCTGAGCTGGACCTTAACCCTGCCCGTGGGTTCACTAATGCCCCATTACCCCATGAAATCTGTGCAATCCCTCGGAGATGA